The Fictibacillus phosphorivorans genomic sequence CTTTATTGCGAATTCATATGAAGAGAGACCATATTTTTTTATGGAAACAAAGAGATAAAAAGCTCCGTTCGGTTTTTCGAAATTCAACCCCATATCGTGAAGTCGGTTGTAACAATAATCTAGCCGTTCCTTATATGCGTTTCGCATGACGTAAGCATCGTCTTTACCGTTTGTTAATGCCTCAATAGCAGCTGCCTGCGAGATGGTTGAAGCACACGTAACATTGTATTGATGAACCTTCAAAACATGTTGCATAAGGTTACTTGGTCCGAGAAGCAATCCTATCCTCCAACCGGTCATACTGTGTGATTTTGAAAGTCCGTTAATAACAAACGTTTTTTCACGCATGCCTTCGTAGTTCGCGATCGACTGATGTTCACCCTCGTATTTTAATTCGCTATAGATCTCATCAGATACGACAAAGATATCTTTGTTAGACAAGTATTGAGCAAGAGCCTGTAATTCATGATCCTCCAAAACAACACCTGTCGGATTAGAGGGAGAAGGGATGATGATGGCTTTTGTTTTTTTGGTTATATGTTTATTGATTAATTCAGGTGTGACTTTAAACCCTGTTTGAGTTGTATCAATATAGATAGTGTTCGCACCGCAAAGAGTAATTACGGGTTCATAACCTGGATAGATGGGAGCAGGAAGAAGCACATCATCGCCTTCACTTAAGATGGTACGCAATGTAATATCGATCGCTTCACTTGCACCAGCTGTAACGATGAT encodes the following:
- a CDS encoding aminotransferase A — encoded protein: MEHLLNNRAKDIQISGIRKFFNEVTQFPNAISLTLGQPDFPTPMHVKEAAIRAIHNNQTVYSHNAGYIELREAASSFFHEKYALTYDPAREIIVTAGASEAIDITLRTILSEGDDVLLPAPIYPGYEPVITLCGANTIYIDTTQTGFKVTPELINKHITKKTKAIIIPSPSNPTGVVLEDHELQALAQYLSNKDIFVVSDEIYSELKYEGEHQSIANYEGMREKTFVINGLSKSHSMTGWRIGLLLGPSNLMQHVLKVHQYNVTCASTISQAAAIEALTNGKDDAYVMRNAYKERLDYCYNRLHDMGLNFEKPNGAFYLFVSIKKYGLSSYEFAIKLLQDQEVAVVPGDAFSNIGEGYIRISYAASMEQLKKGMDGIENFINSLY